The DNA sequence GGCATTGCCCTTGCCGGCCAGCGCCAGATTCATTGGGAAGGCATCGAAGCTTTCGATCATCCGCTCGATATGCCATGCACCGGTGCAGGTGGTGGCAAGCGTGCCATGCGCCGGGCCGGAGCCGCCGCCCAGCATGCAGGTCACGCCGCTCATCAGCGCTTCCTCGATCTGCTGCGGGCAGATGTAATGGATATGCGCATCCATGCCGCCGGCCGTCAGGATCTTGCCTTCACCGGCAATCGCCTCCGTCGAAGGACCGACGATGATCGTCACGCCCGGCTGCGTATCCGGGTTGCCCGCCTTGCCGATGGCGTGGATGCGGCCATTCTTCAGGCCCACATCCGCCTTGTAGATACCGCTATGGTCAACGATCACCACATTGGTGATAACGGTATCGACAGCGCCTTGCGCCCGCGTCGCCTGGCTCTGGCCCATGCCGTCGCGAATGACCTTGCCGCCGCCGAATTTCACTTCCTCGCCATAGGTCGTGTGGTCCTTTTCGATCTCGATGAAGAGTTCGGTATCGGCAAGACGCACCTTGTCGCCAACGGTCGGGCCGAACATGCCGGCATAGGCAGCGCGGGAAATCTTGTAAGGCATAGGCTCAGGCTCCTTCGGACGCGGAGAAAATCGATGTGGGAGAAATTCGTGTCAGCCGGCCCTCATTTGTGAGGGCTTCGACCAGTTGTTGTTCGGCGGCAAATGGATGGCCGCTCCAGCCCTGATGGCCGAAACCGGCAATCGCCACCTCGTCACCATCGCCGCTCACACTCTCAAGAACATGGGCGATGGCAAAAAGGCCGGTGCTGGGGCAGACATAGGGCGCGGGCGTATAGGCTTCGAGCGCCACATCCATCCTGTCATGCACGCCGCGGGGAATGACGATGTGGCTCTTGCCGGTTTCCCGCGCAATTGCAGCGAAAGCGGCGGTATAATCGGCACAGAAATCGGTCAGTTCCGGCCAGCGCCGGCGAATATCCGGCTCCATTTCGGCAAACTTTGCCGGATCACGCACCGACCAGATGGCGGTAGCCTGCCGCACCCCGTCACTCTCGCGCCAGTCGGTGCCTTCAGTCATCTCACGGCCCGGCCGCCCCGTGTTGCAGACAGCCACCACATCGGTGCGCGTGCCGCCAGGCCCCAGCGACCGGCAATCATTAAAGCGGATGACGATGTCGGAACGGTCGATGAAATCAGCCGCACCCAACGGCAATTCCCCGTTTCCGACAATCGTGATGCGCCGCCCCATGCCGTTCAGAAACCCTCGCCAAGCTGGCGCAGTTCTTCCGCCCGCTTGCCGCTCATTTCAGCGAGGCAGGACGAAATCAGCATCGGCTCCATCGTGCCGCCGCGGGCCTGAAAGCCGGAAAGCGCGCAATTGGCATCGCGGAACGCCACCCAGGCACGCTGGGCCGCTACAAGCGCCTCGGTCGCGCCCTTGCCGTCCGCATCCGCCGTCTTGTCGCGCGCAGTGAGCGCCTTGCGCAGCTTCTGGTATTCGGCGTTGAGCTGCTTGTCGGCCTTTTCATAATCCTTGCCGGCGCAGATGGTCATATCCGTCTGCGTTTCCGGCGCTTTGCAATCCGGCTCATCCTGCGCCGCCGCCGGCAGCGACAAGCCGCCGGTCAGCAGCAAGGCTGCCACGAAACCGAAGTTTTTCCTGCTCATACCCATCATTCAGGCCGCCGCGCCATCGAAAGCCTGCGGCTTCAGCGCCCGCGGATCGACGCCATCGAGACAATTGGCGTTCACCGCCACCATCGGAGTTCCATCCGGCCCGTCGGCATAGGCGAAACTCTCAATGCCGCAGGTGGAGCAGAAAAGATGATGAATATGGTGCTTGTTGAAGAGGTATTCCGTCAGTTTGTCCTCGCCGGAAAGCAGGGTGAATTTCTCGCGCGGGGCAAAGGCAAGCGTGGAACCCAGACGCTTGCAGCGTGAGCAATTGCAGACAATGGTGTGATCGAGATCGGCATCGACCTCGAAGCTGACGTCGCCGCATTGGCAGCTTCCATGATAATGCGCACTGGCCATTTCATAACCTCCCCATGACCTGTTGACGAAAACCGTAAACCTCACGCTTGCCGGAAAGCGGCACCAGCGTTACTTCCCGCTTCTGGCCGGGTTCGAAACGAACCGCCGTGCCTGCCGGGATATCGAGACGCATGCCGCGCGCCTTGTCGCGCTCGAAAATAAGCCCGGCATTGGTCTCGAAGAAATGGTAATGGCTGCCCACCTGCACCGGCCGGTCGCCCGAATTGGCCACCTCGATCGTCACCGTCGGCTGGCCGGCATTGAGCTCGATGGTGCCCTCTGCGGCAATGATTTCGCCTGGCTTCATGGTGCTCTCCTTCATCTGTCTCAGGCGGCCGCCGCGGCCGCACAGCCTTCGGCCTTCAGCACGCGCGTCGTTGACGCCGGATTGTTGACGAGTTTTGCCGCCGGGCGGACCGGCCTGCGAACCAGCTCACCGCCGCAATTCGGGCAGGCGCCTTGAAGCACATCCGTCACACAATCAACGCAGAAGGTGCACTCGAACGAGCAGATCATTGCATCCCGGCTGTCGGGTGCAAGATCGCGGTCGCAGCATTCGCAATTGGGCCTCAGTTCCAGCGCCATGCCACCCTCCTCTATCGGATCGGTTCGTGGACGGTCACCAGCTTGGTGCCATCCGGAAACGTCGCTTCCACCTGCACATCATGGATCATCTCGGCGATGCCTTCCATCACCTGATCGCGGGAAATCACATGCGCGCCAGCTTCCATCAGGTCGGCAACGGCGCGGCCGTCACGGGCGCCCTCGACGACGAAATCGCTAATCAGCGCAATCGCTTCCGGGTAATTCAGCTTCACGCCACGCTCCAGCCGGCGGCGCGCCACCATGGCGGCCATGGAAATCAGCAGCTTGTCTTTTTCTCTTGGGCTAAGGTTCATCGTCGTCCCGCAGCTTTCGCACCTGCTCCGCAAACCACTGAGGGTTTGGGGGAACAGATCCGACTTGTTTGACAGACCCCGGTAGGTCGCCTGTCGCGAGCGATCCGGAGGTTACAGATTCCAGACTTTCGGCACTGGCGCGCCGTTTCGCAAGAGCGAAATGATCGGAAAAAGCAATTTTCTGAGGGAGAAACCATCGGCGGCAGAGACGCGCACGACAAGCTTGCCCTGCCATTCGCTGGCGCCGCCGCTTTCACCGGCAATAGCCCGGATTTTAGGCAGAAGCGCCTCGGAGAGAGGCCCGATATAAAGCAGCGTCGCAAAGGCGACCTGACCGGCCAGAACCGCCGGCCTTACGGTCAGCTCCGCCACCTCACCCTCGAGCAGAAGCTCTTCGGCATGCACCAGCCTGCCGCCGTGGCGAATGCGCCAGCGGTCACGAAAAAGGCCATGCGTCATCATCTCGCCCATGGCCTGGCGGCCAAGTAAAACGGCTTCGACGGCGATGAATTCGGCAGATTGGTCAAGATCGGCTTCTAGTCTTCGGCTCAGGGAAGCGCGGTCGAAGAGAATGGTTTCCTGCGGCAGCCAGTGTAACCGGGCACCCGGCCCGGCCGAAACGCGGGCGGTGACGGTGGCTGTGCCTGATGATGCCTTATAGACCTTTTCGCAGGCCTGCGTTGTCACCACCAGCGAGGTGCCGGCACCGGCCGTGGCCTGCCACTCTATTTCGTCTCCGCCGGTCAACCCGCCGGAAGAATTGATGAGAATGGCCTCGGCTTCGTTCGAAAACGTATCCGGCAGTCGGATTTTGGCGCAGCCTTCCTGAAACAACTCGTCCAGCCGGCTGCGCCCTTCAACCGCCTTGGTTACAATGCGTCCTCTGCCACGGGCGCGCTGCTGCCGGACAGGTTGAGCGTCTTCGCAACCGGAAGTGCCGATGGCTTGCTGTTGCTGCTGCACGCGGTCTCCGATGTAGTTGCGGAAGCGGATGAGGCCTTGGCGCCACAATCCTTCTTGACGACGGCGTCCACCACCAGCTGCCCTTCCGTATTACGGAAGAAGTCCCACATTCTTTCGGCCGCATCAACCGTGCGGGTCACTTCGCCTGTGGGCATCTTGCGCTCCACGGCGGGTTCCGCCTTCGGCGTCTGTTCGCCGCCGGGTTTGCGGGTAACGACGGCGCTCGCGGCCAGCACTTCCGCCTTCATGGCGGCGCGCGGCCAGGCATGGTCCCAGTTTTCAATGACATAGGACTGGATGCGCGCACCGCCCTTGCAGACATCATAGGAATTCACGGTGAAGCTCTCACCCGGCTTGGTTTTGGCGCCGCCCTTGCAACCATCCATCTCGGCCCAGCGCTTCAGCGCCGTCTCACCGCCATATTGCCAATAGGATTTGCCACCACCCTGATAGGGGTTGGCAGGATCCTTCAACCCGGCAAAGGCGATGATCGACATAGGCCGCGCCGGTGCGCAGCTTGCCGCATCCGGTCCCCACTTGCCTTCGGTCTCCAGCGGATAACCCGCGCGCAGCGAAGCGACAAAGCCCGCGGCGGTGAAATCCGCGCTGCCATTGCAGATGAATTGCGACAGCATGCGCCCGCCGCCGGAATAACCGGAACCGTAAAAGCGCTCTTCATCCACGCAGAATTTGCCCTTGACCATGTCAATCGCATTGCGAATGAAACCGACCTCATCCAGTCCACCGGGGCGCGTGGTAACGCCCGGCACGTTCCAGGCATGGGTGCCGGGTAATTCGCCGTTCAAACTGCCAGCCAGTGCCACGACCATCAGGCCATCACGCTCGGCAAGCTTGTCCCAGCCGCTGCGGTTCAGCTGACCGTGCGGATTGCTGTTGGAGCCATGGAAATCGAATACCACCGGCAACGGCTTTTTTCCGTCATAGGCGGAGGGAACGAAATAGACGCCGTCGCGTTTGTGCCCGTTAGAGAGAATGGAAAAATCATGCCGGCCTGGCTCCATGCCGGGTCCGGGAAGCTGACCGCAGGTCGATGCCGACGCCGCGGCACCGGCGCTTGCGCACATCGCAATGCCCAGAACGAGGGTGCGGGCGGAGCGGAACAACCGGGCAGCCCGGCCAGTTGCAAAGTCTTGATGCATTGACACGCCTTTATTGGCACTATGTCTCCGACGATACGTCGGAGGTGCATGGAATGTAAGGGATCAACTGTCGCGGCGTGCGAATAGACTTTTCCTGTGTCTCGCATGCAGCATTTGCGCTGCCAATATCACAGGCTTTTATTCAACGAAATGCTAAAATTGCGCATAAAAGCCATGCAGAGGCGCATAGGCTTTCAAAATATTAATCGGCCGTTTGCACGCCGTGATCGGCGCGCAGCATTTTTAGTCTCGATTTATACTGTCAGATGACGCCGCGCTTCCGGCGTATCCAGCGTTTCAGCCAGCCCCTCATGCACGATCTCACCGCGATCCATGATGTAAACGTAATCGGCAAGCTCACGGCAGAAATCCAGATATTGCTCGACCAGCAGGATGGCCATGCCGGTGGAATCCCTGAGATATTTGATCGCCCGGCCGATATCCTTGATGATCGACGGCTGGATACCTTCGGTCGGCTCGTCGAGAACGAGGATTTTCGGCCGCGTCACCAGCGCCCGGCCGATGGCGAGCTGCTGCTGCTGACCACCGGAGAGATCCCCGCCGCGCCTTCCCAGCATGGATTGCAGCACCGGAAACAGGCTGAAAATATCATCCGGGATGAACCGCTCCTTACGCGGCAGCGGCGCATAGCCGCTTTCGAGATTCTCCTGAACGCTGAGCAGCGGAAAGATTTCCCGTCCCTGCGGCACGTAACCGACACCACGCTTGGCCCGATGGTAAGGCGCCAGCCCATCCAGCGCCGCCCCTTCAAAGCTGATCGTCCCGGCACTGGTGGCGTGCTGGCCGGTAACGGCGCGCAGAAGCGAGCTTTTGCCCACCCCGTTGCGGCCGAGGACACAGGTGATCTTGCCCATCTCCGCCGTCAGCGAAACGCCGCGCAGGGCCTGCGCTGCGCCGTAATGGAGGTTGATGTTGTCGACGTTCAGCATTTCATCCACCTGTTCTAATTCAGCAATGTTCGTCTCAAAGCCTGCAGGGCATTTTCCTGCTCGCTGGTCTTGTCGCCACCGACCTGGCTGACCTCTTCGGCAATATCGATCAACTGTCGTCTTTCATCGAAATCGAGCGCATTCGCCCATAAATCGCGAAATCTGCGGATCGGGTCTTCGGGATTGACGACATTTCTGGATGCCCATTCTCCGAAGACGATAATTTCTTCCATATCCGCCGGCGAAATGATGTCTCTCATCTTTTCACGGACAACTTTTTTTGCCGCGTCGAGATACATCGGCTTTTCGTTGGCAAGGCACATGAAGAATGCCACCGCAGCAATCGCAGGATCACGAATGGACGCGATTGGTGCGACTTCGGCCTTTTTCCGAAATGCCCTGCGCTTATAGGCGCCCCGCATTTTCTCGACGGTGTCGATGATTTCGCTACCGGCCTCACGCACCATCTTCAATCGCCAATACCAGACTGCCGCAGCACCGATTGCCATAACCAGAATTCCAATCAACGCCATTCGATCAACTCCAGATTTTAAATTTTTCAACTTAAATCCGGTTATTATTACAGGCACAAGTAGAGGCCAGCTCTTTCTATCGCCCCAGATAATTCTCGATCACCTTCGGATCGCTGGACACGAAATCGATCGACCCTTCGGCCAGCACCGAGCCTTCGGCAAGGCACGTCACCTTCACCCCCAGCTCGCGGATGAAGCCCATGTCATGCTCCACCACGACAACAGAGCGGGTCTTGGCGATTTCCTTCAAAAGCACGGCGGTTTCCGCCGTTTCCGCATCCGTCATGCCCGCCACCGGCTCATCCACCAAAAGCAGCTTCGGCTCCTGCGCCAAGAGCATGCCGATTTCCAGCCATTGTTTCTGGCCGTGCGAGAGGTTGGCGGCAAGATCGCCGCGGCGGTGGCCAAGGCGCACGGTGGCGAGGATTTCCTCGATGCGGGCCTTGTCTTCCTCCGTCAGCCGGTAGAAGAGCGTCGCGAAAACACCGCGCTTGCGGTTGAGCGCCAGTTCCAGATTGTCCCAGACGGTATGGCTTTCGAACACCGTAGGCTTCTGGAATTT is a window from the Agrobacterium tumefaciens genome containing:
- a CDS encoding urease subunit gamma; translated protein: MNLSPREKDKLLISMAAMVARRRLERGVKLNYPEAIALISDFVVEGARDGRAVADLMEAGAHVISRDQVMEGIAEMIHDVQVEATFPDGTKLVTVHEPIR
- the urtE gene encoding urea ABC transporter ATP-binding subunit UrtE, translated to MLNVDNINLHYGAAQALRGVSLTAEMGKITCVLGRNGVGKSSLLRAVTGQHATSAGTISFEGAALDGLAPYHRAKRGVGYVPQGREIFPLLSVQENLESGYAPLPRKERFIPDDIFSLFPVLQSMLGRRGGDLSGGQQQQLAIGRALVTRPKILVLDEPTEGIQPSIIKDIGRAIKYLRDSTGMAILLVEQYLDFCRELADYVYIMDRGEIVHEGLAETLDTPEARRHLTV
- a CDS encoding DUF1272 domain-containing protein; protein product: MALELRPNCECCDRDLAPDSRDAMICSFECTFCVDCVTDVLQGACPNCGGELVRRPVRPAAKLVNNPASTTRVLKAEGCAAAAAA
- the urtD gene encoding urea ABC transporter ATP-binding protein UrtD, translating into MNTISEKRTKSLLYLDGVSVSFDGFRALNSLSFVVEPGELRAIIGPNGAGKTTMMDIITGKTRPDTGTVLFEDSIDLTKKDEADIAQLGIGRKFQKPTVFESHTVWDNLELALNRKRGVFATLFYRLTEEDKARIEEILATVRLGHRRGDLAANLSHGQKQWLEIGMLLAQEPKLLLVDEPVAGMTDAETAETAVLLKEIAKTRSVVVVEHDMGFIRELGVKVTCLAEGSVLAEGSIDFVSSDPKVIENYLGR
- a CDS encoding urease subunit beta, which gives rise to MKPGEIIAAEGTIELNAGQPTVTIEVANSGDRPVQVGSHYHFFETNAGLIFERDKARGMRLDIPAGTAVRFEPGQKREVTLVPLSGKREVYGFRQQVMGRL
- a CDS encoding lysozyme inhibitor LprI family protein → MSRKNFGFVAALLLTGGLSLPAAAQDEPDCKAPETQTDMTICAGKDYEKADKQLNAEYQKLRKALTARDKTADADGKGATEALVAAQRAWVAFRDANCALSGFQARGGTMEPMLISSCLAEMSGKRAEELRQLGEGF
- a CDS encoding alpha/beta hydrolase family esterase yields the protein MHQDFATGRAARLFRSARTLVLGIAMCASAGAAASASTCGQLPGPGMEPGRHDFSILSNGHKRDGVYFVPSAYDGKKPLPVVFDFHGSNSNPHGQLNRSGWDKLAERDGLMVVALAGSLNGELPGTHAWNVPGVTTRPGGLDEVGFIRNAIDMVKGKFCVDEERFYGSGYSGGGRMLSQFICNGSADFTAAGFVASLRAGYPLETEGKWGPDAASCAPARPMSIIAFAGLKDPANPYQGGGKSYWQYGGETALKRWAEMDGCKGGAKTKPGESFTVNSYDVCKGGARIQSYVIENWDHAWPRAAMKAEVLAASAVVTRKPGGEQTPKAEPAVERKMPTGEVTRTVDAAERMWDFFRNTEGQLVVDAVVKKDCGAKASSASATTSETACSSNSKPSALPVAKTLNLSGSSAPVAEDAL
- a CDS encoding GFA family protein, which produces MASAHYHGSCQCGDVSFEVDADLDHTIVCNCSRCKRLGSTLAFAPREKFTLLSGEDKLTEYLFNKHHIHHLFCSTCGIESFAYADGPDGTPMVAVNANCLDGVDPRALKPQAFDGAAA
- a CDS encoding urease accessory protein UreD; this translates as MQQQQQAIGTSGCEDAQPVRQQRARGRGRIVTKAVEGRSRLDELFQEGCAKIRLPDTFSNEAEAILINSSGGLTGGDEIEWQATAGAGTSLVVTTQACEKVYKASSGTATVTARVSAGPGARLHWLPQETILFDRASLSRRLEADLDQSAEFIAVEAVLLGRQAMGEMMTHGLFRDRWRIRHGGRLVHAEELLLEGEVAELTVRPAVLAGQVAFATLLYIGPLSEALLPKIRAIAGESGGASEWQGKLVVRVSAADGFSLRKLLFPIISLLRNGAPVPKVWNL
- a CDS encoding Urease operon accessory protein, whose product is MGRRITIVGNGELPLGAADFIDRSDIVIRFNDCRSLGPGGTRTDVVAVCNTGRPGREMTEGTDWRESDGVRQATAIWSVRDPAKFAEMEPDIRRRWPELTDFCADYTAAFAAIARETGKSHIVIPRGVHDRMDVALEAYTPAPYVCPSTGLFAIAHVLESVSGDGDEVAIAGFGHQGWSGHPFAAEQQLVEALTNEGRLTRISPTSIFSASEGA